Proteins encoded in a region of the Neodiprion virginianus isolate iyNeoVirg1 chromosome 2, iyNeoVirg1.1, whole genome shotgun sequence genome:
- the LOC124298083 gene encoding valine--tRNA ligase isoform X2, with protein MVETAANGAEGEAAKPKTAKQLEKEAKKLAKLEKFKQKLDKKETTAPTRPKEKPEKVEKKLESKQAVLYTINTPEGEKKDVNCPMPDAYSPRFVEAAWYSWWRNEGFFKPEYGRKSINETNPKGTFVMVIPPPNVTGSLHLGHALTNAIEDVITRWNRMKGRTTLWNPGCDHAGIATQVVVEKKLWRNEQKTRHDIGREKFVEKVWEWKNEKGDRIYEQLRKLGSSFDWDRACFTMDPKLCRAVTEAFVRLHESGDIYRSNRLVNWSCTLKSAISDIEVDKMELPGRTFLAIPGYKEKVEFGVLVSFAYEIENSNEKVVVATTRIETMLGDVAVAVHPKDARYSHLIGKYVKHPFCDRKIPIITDDFVEMEFGTGAVKITPAHDPNDYEVGKRHDLPFITIFDDAGNIIGNYGKFTGMKRFDARKAILQQLMERGLYIETKDNAMVVPICSRSKDVVEPLMKPQWYVKCDEMAADAIKVVENGELKIIPEQHKRTWNHWLEGIRDWCISRQLWWGHRIPAYFVSILDSAVPAGTENDNNYWVSGRTEAEAKEKAANRFNVSIDNIKLEQDPDVLDTWFSSGLFPFSIFGWPEESEELKAFYPGTLLETGHDILFFWVARMVFLGRKLLGKLPFKEVFLHAMVRDAHGRKMSKSLGNVIDPMDVIHGISLEDLHKQLLDSNLDPKELKKATEGQKQDYPQGIPECGTDALRFALCAYTTQGRDINLDILRVQGYRFFCNKLWNATKFALMYLGDGFEFDAESDELSGNETEVDLWMLSRLSYAAKVCDEGIAQYDLTAATTACYNLWLYDLCDVYLEYLKPVFQGGNKETKSTAQKVLFKSLDIGLRLLSPFMPFITEELYQRLPRKKLIYPSICVAPYPEERECPWRDQGIEADVDIAQKIIKSIRSARATYNLPNKTKTDAFVTSTEDSIKEKVKTYSLLIGTLAYSIIYLDNAPTGCVIIPVTDKIQVHLLLKGLVDPKKELEKLGKKKGILTESINKLEQAMSAVDYSTKVPADVQLANTEKLTSSKGELERLVEAMDALQLMQ; from the exons atgGTTGAAACGGCAGCAAACGGAGCCGAGGGAGAGGCTGCGAAACCAAAGACAGCCAAACAGCTTGAGAAAGAGGCTAAGAAGTTGGCTAAATTGGAGAAGTTCAAACAAAAActagataaaaaagaaaccacTGCTCCAACTAGGCCCAAAGAAAAACCTGAG aaggttgaaaaaaagctGGAAAGCAAGCAAGCAGTATTATATACCATAAACACTCCAGAGGGGGAAAAGAAGGATGTCAATTGTCCGATGCCTGATGCCTACAGCCCTCGTTTTGTCGAGGCAGCGTGGTATTCCTGGTGGAGAAACGAGGGTTTCTTCAAACCCGAATATGGA CGTAAAAGCATCAACGAAACAAATCCCAAAGGCACATTTGTCATGGTTATTCCACCACCTAATGTCACCGGTTCCTTACATCTTGGACATGCACTGACAAATGCGATCGAGGACGTAATTACCCGATG GAATCGTATGAAGGGGCGAACGACACTTTGGAATCCGGGTTGTGATCATGCTGGAATAGCGACTCAAGTGGtagttgaaaagaaattatggAGGAACGAACAAAAGACACGTCATGACATCGGGAGGGaaaaatttgtggaaaaaGTTTGGGAGTGGAAAAATGA AAAAGGAGATCGAATctatgagcaacttcgtaaaCTCGGGAGCTCCTTTGATTGGGATCGCGCTTGTTTCACAATGGATCCAAAACTCTGCCGCGCTGTTACCGAAGCTTTCGTACGTCTGCATGAGTCAGGGGATATTTACAGGAGTAATCGTCTTGTGAATTGGTCTTGTACGTTGAAAAGTGCAATTTCCGATATTGAG GTGGACAAAATGGAGCTACCTGGCAGAACTTTTCTCGCTATTCCTGGCTACAAAGAGAAAGTTGAGTTTGGTGTTCTCGTATCATTTGCATACGAAATAGAAAACTCAAATGAAAAGGTTGTGGTTGCTACAACTCGTATTGAAACAATGCTTGGAGATGTTGCGGTCGCAGTACACCCTAAGGATGCTCGTTATTCTCACCTGATTGGTAAATACGTGAAACATCCTTTCTGCGATAGAAAGATACCGATCATAACTGACGATTTTGTGGAAATGGAATTTGGAACAG GCGCTGTAAAAATAACACCTGCCCATGACCCTAATGATTATGAAGTTGGAAAGAGGCACGACTTGccatttataacaatttttgatGACGCGGGAAATATCATCGGAAACTATGGCAAATTCACG GGTATGAAAAGATTCGATGCGCGAAAGGCTATTCTGCAACAATTGATGGAAAGAGGATTATATATTGAGACCAAAGACAATGCAATGGTTGTACCAATTTGTAGTCGATCCAAGGACGTCGTTGAACCACTAATGAAACCGCAGTG GTACGTCAAGTGTGATGAAATGGCTGCTGATGCTATCAAGGTTGTTGAAAATGGAGAGTTGAAGATTATTCCAGAGCAGCATAAAAGAACTTGGAATCATTGGTTGGAGGGTATCAGAGATTGGTGTATTTCTCGTCAGCTTTGGTGGGGTCATCGAATCCCAGCATATTTTGTATCCATTTTGGACTCAGCTGTTCCAGCTGGAACT GAAAATGACAACAATTATTGGGTGAGCGGAAGAACAGAGGCAGAGGCGAAAGAAAAAGCTGCAAACCGGTTCAATGTCAGCATTGATAATATTAAGCTGGAACAGGATCCTGATGTCTTAGATACTTGGTTTTCTTCCGGTCTCTTTCCATTCTCTATCTTTGGCTGGCCAGAAGAA TCCGAGGAATTGAAAGCTTTCTATCCTGGAACTTTGTTGGAGACAGGACATGATATACTCTTCTTTTGGGTAGCAAGAATGGTTTTCCTTGGTAGAAAGCTCCTGGGTAAATTACCATTTAA GGAAGTCTTCTTACATGCTATGGTGAGAGACGCACATGGAAGGAAAATGAGTAAATCTTTGGGAAACGTCATTGACCCGATGGACGTGATACACGGAATATCTCTAGAG GATCTCCACAAACAATTATTGGATTCGAATTTGGATCCGAAAGAACTTAAAAAAGCCACAGAAGGACAGAAGCAGGATTATCCTCAGGGAATTCCGGAGTGCGGAACAGACGCATTGAGATTTGCACTGTGCGCTTACACAACTCAAGGACGTGACATCAATCTCGATATTTTGCGAGTTCAGGGTTACAGATTTTTCTGCAATAAGCTTTGGAATGCGACAAAGTTCGCCCTGATGTACTTAGGAGATGGATTCGAATTCGACGCTGAAAGTGACGAG CTCTCTGGAAATGAAACAGAAGTAGACTTGTGGATGCTTTCAAGGTTGAGTTATGCGGCGAAAGTTTGTGACGAGGGAATAGCTCAGTATGATCTTACAGCTGCAACTACAGCCTGTTACAATCTCTGGCTGTACGATTTGTGCGACGTTTATCTG gaATATCTGAAGCCTGTTTTCCAAGGTGGAAATAAAGAGACTAAGTCAACAGCTCAAAAAGTGTTGTTCAAAAGCTTGGACATAGGATTGCGTTTACTCAGTCCATTCATGCCCTTCATAACAGAGGAACTTTACCAACGTTTACcacgtaaaaaattaatttatccaAGTATTTGCGTGGCTCCGTATCCAGAAGAACGTGAG TGTCCTTGGAGGGATCAAGGCATAGAAGCGGATGTTGACATTGctcagaaaattattaaatccATAAGATCCGCACGAGCTACATATAATTTACCGAACAAGACTAAAACTGACGCATTTGTCACATCTACGGAAGACAGTATCAAAGAAAAAGTCAAGACGTACTCTTTGTTGATTGGGACACTTGCTTACTCAATAATTTATCTCGACAATGCTCCAACCGGATGCGTTATCATCCCTGTGACAGACAAGATCCAAGTTCACTTATTACttaag GGATTGGTTGATCCGAAAAAGGAACTTGAAAAACTTGGTAAAAAGAAAGGAATACTTACAGAGAGTATAAATAAGCTGGAACAGGCTATGTCGGCAGTTGATTATTCCACTAAAGTTCCTGCGGATGTCCAGTTAGCAAACACGGAAAAGTTAACCAGTAGCAAAGGCGAATTGGAACGGCTGGTAGAAGCAATGGACGCTTTACAGCTGATGCAATAG
- the LOC124298083 gene encoding valine--tRNA ligase isoform X1 — translation MVETAANGAEGEAAKPKTAKQLEKEAKKLAKLEKFKQKLDKKETTAPTRPKEKPEKVEKKLESKQAVLYTINTPEGEKKDVNCPMPDAYSPRFVEAAWYSWWRNEGFFKPEYGRKSINETNPKGTFVMVIPPPNVTGSLHLGHALTNAIEDVITRWNRMKGRTTLWNPGCDHAGIATQVVVEKKLWRNEQKTRHDIGREKFVEKVWEWKNEKGDRIYEQLRKLGSSFDWDRACFTMDPKLCRAVTEAFVRLHESGDIYRSNRLVNWSCTLKSAISDIEVDKMELPGRTFLAIPGYKEKVEFGVLVSFAYEIENSNEKVVVATTRIETMLGDVAVAVHPKDARYSHLIGKYVKHPFCDRKIPIITDDFVEMEFGTGAVKITPAHDPNDYEVGKRHDLPFITIFDDAGNIIGNYGKFTGMKRFDARKAILQQLMERGLYIETKDNAMVVPICSRSKDVVEPLMKPQWYVKCDEMAADAIKVVENGELKIIPEQHKRTWNHWLEGIRDWCISRQLWWGHRIPAYFVSILDSAVPAGTENDNNYWVSGRTEAEAKEKAANRFNVSIDNIKLEQDPDVLDTWFSSGLFPFSIFGWPEESEELKAFYPGTLLETGHDILFFWVARMVFLGRKLLGKLPFKEVFLHAMVRDAHGRKMSKSLGNVIDPMDVIHGISLEDLHKQLLDSNLDPKELKKATEGQKQDYPQGIPECGTDALRFALCAYTTQGRDINLDILRVQGYRFFCNKLWNATKFALMYLGDGFEFDAESDEKRCAISSAEDVVGDYKWYQHTLNENCVQDALNNFLADYSYINGYTPSQADVKVHETLKCLRIDFSHRPHLLRWFNHIKSYSTHERSSFHPEDGEVYQQTKSNVSSSRKTGYQLSGNETEVDLWMLSRLSYAAKVCDEGIAQYDLTAATTACYNLWLYDLCDVYLEYLKPVFQGGNKETKSTAQKVLFKSLDIGLRLLSPFMPFITEELYQRLPRKKLIYPSICVAPYPEERECPWRDQGIEADVDIAQKIIKSIRSARATYNLPNKTKTDAFVTSTEDSIKEKVKTYSLLIGTLAYSIIYLDNAPTGCVIIPVTDKIQVHLLLKGLVDPKKELEKLGKKKGILTESINKLEQAMSAVDYSTKVPADVQLANTEKLTSSKGELERLVEAMDALQLMQ, via the exons atgGTTGAAACGGCAGCAAACGGAGCCGAGGGAGAGGCTGCGAAACCAAAGACAGCCAAACAGCTTGAGAAAGAGGCTAAGAAGTTGGCTAAATTGGAGAAGTTCAAACAAAAActagataaaaaagaaaccacTGCTCCAACTAGGCCCAAAGAAAAACCTGAG aaggttgaaaaaaagctGGAAAGCAAGCAAGCAGTATTATATACCATAAACACTCCAGAGGGGGAAAAGAAGGATGTCAATTGTCCGATGCCTGATGCCTACAGCCCTCGTTTTGTCGAGGCAGCGTGGTATTCCTGGTGGAGAAACGAGGGTTTCTTCAAACCCGAATATGGA CGTAAAAGCATCAACGAAACAAATCCCAAAGGCACATTTGTCATGGTTATTCCACCACCTAATGTCACCGGTTCCTTACATCTTGGACATGCACTGACAAATGCGATCGAGGACGTAATTACCCGATG GAATCGTATGAAGGGGCGAACGACACTTTGGAATCCGGGTTGTGATCATGCTGGAATAGCGACTCAAGTGGtagttgaaaagaaattatggAGGAACGAACAAAAGACACGTCATGACATCGGGAGGGaaaaatttgtggaaaaaGTTTGGGAGTGGAAAAATGA AAAAGGAGATCGAATctatgagcaacttcgtaaaCTCGGGAGCTCCTTTGATTGGGATCGCGCTTGTTTCACAATGGATCCAAAACTCTGCCGCGCTGTTACCGAAGCTTTCGTACGTCTGCATGAGTCAGGGGATATTTACAGGAGTAATCGTCTTGTGAATTGGTCTTGTACGTTGAAAAGTGCAATTTCCGATATTGAG GTGGACAAAATGGAGCTACCTGGCAGAACTTTTCTCGCTATTCCTGGCTACAAAGAGAAAGTTGAGTTTGGTGTTCTCGTATCATTTGCATACGAAATAGAAAACTCAAATGAAAAGGTTGTGGTTGCTACAACTCGTATTGAAACAATGCTTGGAGATGTTGCGGTCGCAGTACACCCTAAGGATGCTCGTTATTCTCACCTGATTGGTAAATACGTGAAACATCCTTTCTGCGATAGAAAGATACCGATCATAACTGACGATTTTGTGGAAATGGAATTTGGAACAG GCGCTGTAAAAATAACACCTGCCCATGACCCTAATGATTATGAAGTTGGAAAGAGGCACGACTTGccatttataacaatttttgatGACGCGGGAAATATCATCGGAAACTATGGCAAATTCACG GGTATGAAAAGATTCGATGCGCGAAAGGCTATTCTGCAACAATTGATGGAAAGAGGATTATATATTGAGACCAAAGACAATGCAATGGTTGTACCAATTTGTAGTCGATCCAAGGACGTCGTTGAACCACTAATGAAACCGCAGTG GTACGTCAAGTGTGATGAAATGGCTGCTGATGCTATCAAGGTTGTTGAAAATGGAGAGTTGAAGATTATTCCAGAGCAGCATAAAAGAACTTGGAATCATTGGTTGGAGGGTATCAGAGATTGGTGTATTTCTCGTCAGCTTTGGTGGGGTCATCGAATCCCAGCATATTTTGTATCCATTTTGGACTCAGCTGTTCCAGCTGGAACT GAAAATGACAACAATTATTGGGTGAGCGGAAGAACAGAGGCAGAGGCGAAAGAAAAAGCTGCAAACCGGTTCAATGTCAGCATTGATAATATTAAGCTGGAACAGGATCCTGATGTCTTAGATACTTGGTTTTCTTCCGGTCTCTTTCCATTCTCTATCTTTGGCTGGCCAGAAGAA TCCGAGGAATTGAAAGCTTTCTATCCTGGAACTTTGTTGGAGACAGGACATGATATACTCTTCTTTTGGGTAGCAAGAATGGTTTTCCTTGGTAGAAAGCTCCTGGGTAAATTACCATTTAA GGAAGTCTTCTTACATGCTATGGTGAGAGACGCACATGGAAGGAAAATGAGTAAATCTTTGGGAAACGTCATTGACCCGATGGACGTGATACACGGAATATCTCTAGAG GATCTCCACAAACAATTATTGGATTCGAATTTGGATCCGAAAGAACTTAAAAAAGCCACAGAAGGACAGAAGCAGGATTATCCTCAGGGAATTCCGGAGTGCGGAACAGACGCATTGAGATTTGCACTGTGCGCTTACACAACTCAAGGACGTGACATCAATCTCGATATTTTGCGAGTTCAGGGTTACAGATTTTTCTGCAATAAGCTTTGGAATGCGACAAAGTTCGCCCTGATGTACTTAGGAGATGGATTCGAATTCGACGCTGAAAGTGACGAG AAACGCTGCGCGATTTCGAGCGCGGAGGATGTCGTTGGCGATTATAAATGGTACCAGCACACACTAAACGAAAATTGTGTTCAAGACGCGCTAAATAACTTCTTGGCAGATTATTCGTACATAAATGGATACACGCCTTCCCAGGCTGATGTTAAGGTTCATGAAACGTTGAAGTGCCTGCGTATTGATTTTTCGCATAGACCACATCTTTTACGATGGTTTAACCACATCAAAAGCTATAGTACACATGAAAGATCCAGTTTTCACCCAGAAGACGGAGAAGTTTATCAACAGACTAAAAGTAACGTTAGCAGTAGTCGTAAAACGGGATATCAG CTCTCTGGAAATGAAACAGAAGTAGACTTGTGGATGCTTTCAAGGTTGAGTTATGCGGCGAAAGTTTGTGACGAGGGAATAGCTCAGTATGATCTTACAGCTGCAACTACAGCCTGTTACAATCTCTGGCTGTACGATTTGTGCGACGTTTATCTG gaATATCTGAAGCCTGTTTTCCAAGGTGGAAATAAAGAGACTAAGTCAACAGCTCAAAAAGTGTTGTTCAAAAGCTTGGACATAGGATTGCGTTTACTCAGTCCATTCATGCCCTTCATAACAGAGGAACTTTACCAACGTTTACcacgtaaaaaattaatttatccaAGTATTTGCGTGGCTCCGTATCCAGAAGAACGTGAG TGTCCTTGGAGGGATCAAGGCATAGAAGCGGATGTTGACATTGctcagaaaattattaaatccATAAGATCCGCACGAGCTACATATAATTTACCGAACAAGACTAAAACTGACGCATTTGTCACATCTACGGAAGACAGTATCAAAGAAAAAGTCAAGACGTACTCTTTGTTGATTGGGACACTTGCTTACTCAATAATTTATCTCGACAATGCTCCAACCGGATGCGTTATCATCCCTGTGACAGACAAGATCCAAGTTCACTTATTACttaag GGATTGGTTGATCCGAAAAAGGAACTTGAAAAACTTGGTAAAAAGAAAGGAATACTTACAGAGAGTATAAATAAGCTGGAACAGGCTATGTCGGCAGTTGATTATTCCACTAAAGTTCCTGCGGATGTCCAGTTAGCAAACACGGAAAAGTTAACCAGTAGCAAAGGCGAATTGGAACGGCTGGTAGAAGCAATGGACGCTTTACAGCTGATGCAATAG